A part of Silurus meridionalis isolate SWU-2019-XX chromosome 18, ASM1480568v1, whole genome shotgun sequence genomic DNA contains:
- the tspan9b gene encoding tetraspanin-9, protein MARGCLCCVKYMMFLFNLLFWLSGCGLLGVGIWLSMSQGSFATFSPSFPSLSAANLVIILGSIVMVTGFLGCMGAIKENKCLLLIFFIVLLIILLAELILLILFFVYTDKVSENAQQDLKEGLQLYNTDNNIGLRNAWNIIQSEWQCCGVIGHTDWHDALPDKTVPDRCCQEHYKECGRNASNIFWSQGCYEKVVDWLDDNKHLLGTIAMCVLVIQLLGMAFSMTMYQQIHRAGKKYSA, encoded by the exons ATGGCGCGCGGGTGCCTGTGCTGTGTCAAATACATGATGTTCCTCTTCAACTTGCTCTTCTGG CTGTCAGGTTGTGGCCTGCTGGGAGTCGGGATCTGGCTCTCCATGTCTCAGGGGAGCTTCGCCAcgttttctccttccttcccttCGCTTTCGGCTGCCAATCTGGTCATCATCCTGGGCTCCATCGTCATGGTGACAGGCTTCCTGGGCTGCATGGGCGCCATCAAGGAGAACAAGTGCCTGTTGCTGATT TTCTTCATTGTCCTGTTGATAATTCTGCTGGCAGAGTTGATTCTGCTCATTCTCTTCTTTGTGTACACAGACAAG GTGAGTGAAAATGCACAGCAGGACCTAAAAGAGGGTCTGCAACTGTACAACACCGACAACAACATCGGCCTGCGCAACGCATGGAACATCATCCAGTccgag tgGCAGTGCTGTGGTGTAATTGGGCACACAGACTGGCATGATGCCCTGCCTGACAAGACAGTCCCAGACCGATGTTGTCAGGAGCATTATAAAGAGTGCGGGCGCAACGCCAGTAACATCTTCTGGTCTCAA GGATGCTACGAGAAGGTTGTGGACTGGCTGGACGATAACAAACACCTGTTGGGCACCATTGCTATGTGTGTGCTGGTCATACAG ctcctCGGGATGGCGTTCTCCATGACTATGTACCAACAGATTCATAGAGCGGGGAAGAAGTACAGTGCCTAA